The Brevibacillus brevis genome contains a region encoding:
- a CDS encoding dipeptidase has translation MAKMPIIDLHCDALLKIWEKNGALSFAEADELDVNRKRLHDGGVKLQCYAIWTSPELSTEQRFQKALDQIHYFYTEVLGKHPEMKQIRDWSDLDHLQEGEIGALLTLEGVEPIGNDLKKLHILYQLGVRSVGLTWNFANLAADGALEPRNAGLTTFGKEIIQFHNEHKMLTDVSHLGEGSFWDTIELAAYPIASHSNARAICDHPRNLTDEQAKALFAKGANVHVVYCTQFINETTPTTIDDLIKHIDHFCSLGGVRHIGLGSDFDGISAKVVGLEHAGQSQNLINELLKHYKEEEVRGFAYENFLRNRPV, from the coding sequence ATGGCCAAGATGCCGATTATCGATTTGCACTGTGATGCACTTCTGAAAATTTGGGAGAAAAATGGGGCTCTGTCCTTTGCGGAAGCGGACGAGCTGGACGTCAACAGAAAACGGCTGCACGATGGCGGGGTAAAGCTGCAATGCTATGCGATCTGGACATCACCTGAACTGTCCACGGAGCAACGTTTTCAAAAAGCTTTGGATCAAATTCATTACTTTTATACAGAGGTTCTCGGAAAACATCCAGAAATGAAACAAATCCGTGATTGGAGCGATCTCGACCATTTGCAAGAGGGTGAGATCGGAGCATTGCTGACGTTGGAAGGTGTAGAACCAATCGGCAACGATTTGAAGAAGCTGCACATTTTGTATCAGTTAGGAGTTCGCTCTGTGGGCCTCACCTGGAACTTCGCGAATCTCGCTGCGGATGGTGCGCTGGAACCGAGGAATGCTGGACTGACGACCTTTGGCAAGGAAATCATTCAGTTCCACAATGAGCATAAAATGTTGACGGACGTCTCGCATCTAGGGGAGGGCAGTTTCTGGGATACGATTGAGCTTGCTGCATACCCGATCGCGAGTCATTCGAATGCACGAGCGATCTGCGACCATCCACGCAATCTGACGGATGAACAGGCAAAAGCGTTATTTGCCAAAGGCGCGAATGTACATGTCGTCTACTGCACCCAGTTTATCAATGAAACGACACCAACCACGATAGATGATCTGATCAAGCATATCGATCATTTTTGTTCACTCGGTGGCGTGCGTCATATCGGGCTCGGCTCTGACTTCGACGGCATTTCCGCAAAGGTCGTAGGCTTGGAGCACGCGGGTCAGAGCCAAAACCTGATCAACGAGCTGCTCAAGCATTATAAGGAAGAAGAAGTGCGCGGGTTTGCCTATGAGAACTTTCTGCGCAATCGTCCGGTGTAA
- a CDS encoding LysR family transcriptional regulator gives MNMEQIEAFIFVALTGSFSKTADLLYLSQPTVSMRIKALETTMGCKLFQRTGHTISLTKEGDLFLPYAKNIMHMLQEGQQAIQRSQGDVEGELTISTVFVSAFYILPDLVQQFQQLYPKIKLTILTGHSHQVLDMVLNHEVSFGIARAVTHPQINRIQLMPDDMVLAIYPDHPFGFRHQVSIEEVARERLILFNRGSLDWKLINNAFSHFQLQNNVVMEADNIEVVKRMVKQRLGIAFLPRFAISKDLDEGELQEVDVLNLPQINRNFELIYLKDTPVHGIMRTFIDFLMQSKALQQ, from the coding sequence ATGAATATGGAGCAAATTGAAGCATTCATCTTTGTCGCCCTGACCGGGAGCTTCAGCAAAACGGCTGATTTGCTCTATCTGTCGCAGCCCACGGTCAGCATGCGGATCAAGGCACTCGAAACGACTATGGGCTGTAAGCTGTTTCAACGAACGGGTCATACGATTTCTCTTACAAAAGAAGGCGATCTGTTCCTTCCCTATGCGAAAAACATCATGCACATGCTGCAAGAGGGACAGCAAGCGATTCAGCGATCGCAAGGCGATGTAGAGGGAGAATTGACCATCTCCACCGTTTTTGTCTCCGCCTTTTACATTTTGCCTGACCTCGTCCAGCAATTCCAGCAGCTGTACCCCAAAATCAAGCTGACGATCCTCACCGGACATTCCCATCAGGTGCTCGATATGGTTCTGAACCACGAGGTGTCATTCGGAATTGCTCGTGCCGTTACTCATCCACAGATTAATCGGATTCAGCTAATGCCGGATGACATGGTCTTAGCGATTTATCCCGATCATCCGTTTGGATTCCGCCATCAGGTCTCCATTGAAGAAGTCGCACGGGAACGACTAATCTTGTTCAATCGGGGCTCACTCGACTGGAAGCTGATCAACAATGCGTTCAGCCATTTTCAGCTACAAAACAATGTCGTCATGGAGGCTGACAACATCGAGGTCGTGAAGCGGATGGTGAAACAACGGCTGGGCATCGCCTTTTTGCCTCGCTTTGCCATCTCCAAAGATTTGGACGAAGGCGAGCTGCAGGAAGTAGACGTCCTGAATCTGCCGCAAATCAACCGGAACTTCGAGCTAATTTACCTGAAGGATACACCTGTTCACGGGATTATGCGTACGTTTATTGACTTTTTGATGCAGAGCAAAGCCTTGCAGCAGTAG
- a CDS encoding DUF2306 domain-containing protein: MNRIKPYSIVIFVACMAITYALVQNFIIDPEAKGFLSHKSDYNKERMNTSIWLTVMYVHLFFAMIALVCGVANFSDKLLAENRKLHKVTGYVYLFSVLVVVVTSGYMAPYVTGGKVASWPFHLLNIIWPAITITALVKIKKRQVMKHKEWMVRSFVFLFTNMLIHLVKLIVEKVVGLPYELSYTIGVYVTMIGLVVTAEMIIRTKLRAPKKV, translated from the coding sequence ATGAACCGTATCAAACCGTATTCGATTGTCATTTTCGTCGCTTGTATGGCGATCACGTATGCACTCGTGCAAAACTTTATCATCGATCCAGAAGCAAAAGGCTTTCTCAGTCACAAATCTGATTACAACAAAGAGCGAATGAACACATCGATTTGGCTTACGGTCATGTATGTCCATTTGTTTTTCGCCATGATTGCCCTGGTCTGTGGGGTGGCTAACTTTTCGGACAAGCTGCTCGCAGAGAACCGCAAGCTACATAAAGTAACAGGCTATGTTTATCTTTTTAGTGTGTTGGTTGTGGTAGTCACATCGGGATATATGGCTCCTTATGTAACGGGCGGAAAAGTAGCGAGTTGGCCCTTCCACCTGTTGAACATTATCTGGCCGGCAATTACCATTACGGCGCTCGTTAAAATTAAAAAGCGTCAAGTCATGAAGCATAAGGAATGGATGGTTCGGAGTTTTGTCTTCTTGTTCACCAACATGCTGATTCATCTCGTGAAGCTGATCGTAGAGAAGGTGGTAGGTTTGCCGTATGAGCTCAGCTACACAATCGGTGTATATGTCACCATGATTGGACTTGTCGTGACCGCGGAGATGATCATTCGTACGAAATTGCGAGCACCCAAAAAAGTATGA
- a CDS encoding TetR/AcrR family transcriptional regulator encodes MRKGEKTKLHIIQKSAELFNQNGYTGTSMQDIMNATGLTKGALYRGFTSKDEIAIEAFKYAGEVLQEHFAAALEKQDTATAKLVAMAKVYSDAVNNPPLQGGCPLLNTAVESDHSFPVLRDYAVAAYQETISFMQGLLEDGIAQGEFRSEMDAEAVASVIFSSIEGAIMASRLTLDNKHVLFAIKHIEQLLLTYKP; translated from the coding sequence ATGCGAAAAGGCGAAAAAACAAAGCTGCATATTATCCAGAAGTCAGCAGAGCTGTTTAATCAAAATGGTTATACAGGAACCTCCATGCAAGACATCATGAATGCCACGGGACTTACCAAAGGCGCACTCTACCGAGGTTTTACTAGTAAAGATGAGATTGCAATAGAGGCCTTTAAATATGCGGGTGAAGTGTTACAAGAACATTTTGCAGCTGCACTGGAAAAGCAGGACACAGCCACTGCAAAACTCGTTGCCATGGCAAAGGTATATTCTGATGCGGTAAACAATCCCCCGCTCCAAGGCGGCTGCCCGCTTCTCAACACAGCCGTCGAAAGTGACCATTCATTCCCGGTGCTCCGCGATTATGCCGTCGCGGCTTACCAAGAGACCATTTCCTTCATGCAGGGCTTGCTGGAAGACGGAATCGCCCAAGGAGAATTTCGTTCTGAAATGGACGCAGAAGCCGTCGCTTCGGTTATCTTCTCTTCCATTGAAGGGGCCATAATGGCAAGCAGACTCACCCTCGACAACAAGCATGTCCTTTTTGCCATCAAGCATATTGAGCAGCTTTTACTGACATACAAGCCATAG
- a CDS encoding Gfo/Idh/MocA family protein — MDQVKWNVGVVGAGVMGERMMNAIRTHEKFRVAAVSDVSAERAQEAAQKSGDVPWYTDYKELLKKVELDVIYLAVPPKFHHAIALDVLAHKKHLLCEKPLANSLTEAQEMLEAANDAGVVHAMNFPLYYQGIFPELSRRLEEIGDIRRIDILTHFHQWPRPWQQTPWLAGREQGGFIREVLPHFAHLTYALFGDLHVVRSEVDYPADPGLCETGVSAFLRLTDGTPVTINGLAGIAHQEHLDYRVYGSKGTLSVVNWSNLFVGGHGEALVPAEVPQHDRLSLLLDELSMAMNGGDARLVTFETGVKVQQVLEALLGHEKVHYIK, encoded by the coding sequence ATGGACCAAGTGAAATGGAACGTTGGGGTTGTTGGCGCTGGCGTCATGGGCGAGCGCATGATGAACGCGATCCGTACCCACGAAAAATTTCGAGTAGCCGCAGTGAGTGATGTATCTGCGGAAAGAGCACAGGAAGCCGCGCAAAAGTCCGGCGATGTGCCTTGGTACACAGATTATAAGGAATTACTGAAAAAGGTAGAGCTGGACGTCATCTATTTGGCGGTTCCTCCCAAATTCCATCACGCGATTGCTTTGGATGTACTGGCGCACAAAAAGCATTTGCTCTGTGAAAAGCCGTTGGCTAATTCGTTGACAGAAGCGCAAGAAATGCTGGAAGCAGCAAATGACGCAGGGGTTGTCCATGCGATGAACTTCCCGCTCTACTATCAAGGCATTTTTCCTGAGCTCTCCCGCAGACTTGAAGAAATCGGGGATATCCGCCGCATCGATATCCTGACGCATTTTCACCAATGGCCGCGTCCATGGCAGCAAACACCTTGGCTGGCTGGTCGTGAGCAAGGCGGTTTCATCCGTGAAGTGCTCCCTCATTTCGCTCACCTGACTTACGCGCTCTTCGGAGACCTGCATGTAGTCCGCTCAGAGGTAGACTATCCAGCAGATCCTGGGCTATGCGAGACAGGCGTATCGGCCTTCCTGCGTCTGACAGATGGTACCCCGGTTACGATCAATGGCTTGGCGGGTATCGCACATCAAGAGCATTTGGATTATCGCGTGTACGGGTCAAAAGGGACGCTGAGTGTCGTGAACTGGAGCAATCTGTTTGTGGGTGGACACGGTGAAGCGCTCGTTCCGGCTGAAGTTCCACAGCATGATCGTCTCTCTCTCCTGTTAGATGAGCTGTCTATGGCGATGAACGGTGGCGATGCTAGATTGGTTACGTTTGAAACAGGCGTGAAAGTACAGCAAGTGCTGGAAGCATTGCTCGGACATGAAAAAGTACACTATATCAAATAG
- a CDS encoding VWA domain-containing protein encodes MKKWASFIVFLMLVMTGCTDSDPAPKDTAATQQTANLQEQTKTPNQTTSDTSTQTQAREPLPPVKRELTAFEFALANQVVGTYAGENYDEEKVKKELDKLPATLTSEQYLEELLKLLGEDYRPFILTFANFDSSVDVHLQRPTEEITLPETQKTHFALLIDASGSMKGKVGKKTKMEAAREAIDQFASVLPKNATISLRVYGHKGSGSDQDKALSCASTETFYSETGYQKEAFQQALGKVQPAGWTPIAKALQAVKEDIPAGTNETFVYVVSDGIETCGGNPVEAAKALNQSSIKTVVNIIGFDVDNEGQRMLKQVADAGAGTYITVQDEEALKKHLRGEYDKLKQAWYAWKENAKEDALSQKEAKKKFAEDTKEKVKALVEEEKQRLLDAREYLKKRFNGKGGIMDTDSAIIDRKQEIWQYAVDTGNGLWRESVDKGNQEWREVIEEGQQGVRDANDKRP; translated from the coding sequence TTGAAGAAATGGGCATCGTTTATTGTGTTTCTTATGCTAGTGATGACAGGCTGTACAGACTCTGATCCTGCGCCAAAAGACACTGCTGCGACACAACAAACCGCAAACTTGCAGGAGCAGACGAAAACGCCTAATCAGACAACTTCAGATACATCTACACAAACGCAGGCCAGAGAGCCGCTGCCGCCTGTCAAGCGAGAGCTGACGGCATTTGAGTTCGCATTGGCAAACCAGGTGGTGGGGACGTATGCTGGCGAGAATTACGATGAAGAGAAGGTCAAAAAAGAATTGGATAAACTCCCAGCTACACTCACATCGGAGCAATACCTCGAGGAGCTGCTGAAATTACTCGGAGAGGATTACCGACCGTTTATTCTCACTTTCGCTAATTTTGATTCCAGTGTAGACGTTCACTTGCAGCGTCCGACAGAGGAGATTACCTTACCGGAAACTCAAAAAACGCATTTTGCCTTGCTGATTGATGCGAGTGGCAGCATGAAAGGAAAAGTCGGCAAAAAAACGAAGATGGAGGCAGCACGAGAGGCGATTGACCAATTCGCGTCTGTCCTTCCCAAAAACGCGACGATTTCTTTACGTGTATATGGTCATAAAGGAAGCGGCAGTGACCAAGACAAAGCGTTATCATGTGCCAGTACAGAGACCTTTTATTCGGAGACGGGCTATCAGAAGGAAGCGTTTCAACAAGCATTGGGCAAAGTACAGCCAGCAGGCTGGACACCGATTGCAAAAGCGCTGCAAGCCGTAAAAGAAGATATTCCAGCCGGGACTAACGAAACATTCGTGTACGTGGTGAGCGACGGGATCGAAACGTGCGGAGGAAATCCCGTAGAAGCAGCGAAAGCACTGAACCAGTCGAGCATAAAGACCGTGGTGAACATTATCGGTTTTGACGTTGATAATGAAGGGCAGCGTATGCTCAAGCAAGTAGCGGATGCGGGAGCGGGGACATACATAACCGTGCAGGATGAAGAAGCTTTGAAAAAGCACCTTAGGGGCGAATACGACAAGCTTAAGCAGGCTTGGTATGCGTGGAAGGAAAATGCCAAAGAAGACGCACTCAGTCAAAAAGAAGCGAAGAAAAAATTCGCTGAAGATACCAAGGAAAAAGTAAAAGCGCTGGTGGAGGAAGAAAAGCAAAGATTGCTGGACGCCAGAGAATATTTGAAAAAGAGATTTAACGGAAAAGGCGGAATCATGGATACAGACAGTGCCATCATTGACCGGAAACAGGAAATATGGCAATACGCTGTAGATACAGGCAATGGGCTATGGAGGGAATCCGTAGACAAAGGCAATCAGGAGTGGCGTGAAGTTATTGAGGAAGGACAACAAGGGGTTCGGGACGCAAACGACAAAAGACCTTGA
- a CDS encoding MFS transporter — translation MNMNTQENSQRPILFLMINMFIAMLGIGLIIPILPEFLKEFGAGGETAGYLVAAFGVTQFLFSPIAGEWSDKYGRKIMIVLGLVLFTISNLVFALAEQTWVLYLSRLIGGIGAAAMIPSMLAYVADITTEDKRGKGLGMLGAAMSLGFVIGPGIGGFLAELGLRMPFYISAAVGAVATLGSIFFLSESLPKEKQLAARNAKEKQENIFVQLGKSFQSSYFIMLVLVFTMTFGLANFEVIFPLFVDAKFAYTPRDISIIITVGALAGTIVQAALIGKLITRFGEKKLINWTFFLSAVSMVMMLLSGNFWYMLIMTVIFFTLTSIMRPAINTLISKRAGDEQGFVAGMNNAYMSLGNIFGPAVAGTLYGVHLNAPYLFGAIILVLSLFLSQVESRRSVKRAVA, via the coding sequence ATGAATATGAATACACAAGAGAATAGTCAGCGACCGATTCTCTTCCTGATGATCAACATGTTTATCGCCATGCTGGGAATTGGCTTGATTATTCCGATTTTGCCCGAGTTTCTCAAAGAGTTCGGAGCGGGTGGGGAGACGGCTGGATACTTGGTGGCGGCATTTGGTGTGACCCAATTTCTTTTTTCTCCGATTGCGGGGGAATGGTCAGATAAGTACGGTCGAAAAATCATGATTGTATTGGGACTCGTCCTGTTTACAATCTCCAATCTGGTCTTTGCCTTGGCTGAACAGACTTGGGTGCTCTACCTTTCTCGTCTGATCGGCGGAATCGGGGCAGCCGCGATGATTCCGTCCATGCTGGCGTATGTAGCGGACATCACGACAGAGGATAAACGTGGAAAAGGACTGGGGATGCTAGGAGCTGCCATGTCGCTCGGATTTGTGATCGGGCCTGGTATTGGCGGATTTTTGGCAGAGCTTGGCTTGCGTATGCCGTTCTACATTTCCGCGGCAGTTGGTGCGGTAGCCACACTAGGTTCCATCTTCTTCTTGTCAGAATCCCTTCCTAAGGAAAAGCAGCTCGCAGCGCGAAACGCCAAAGAGAAGCAGGAAAACATCTTCGTACAACTCGGCAAGTCGTTTCAATCGTCGTACTTCATCATGCTGGTACTGGTCTTTACGATGACGTTTGGCTTGGCGAACTTCGAAGTCATCTTCCCGCTGTTCGTCGACGCGAAGTTCGCTTATACTCCACGTGATATTTCCATCATTATCACAGTGGGAGCACTTGCTGGTACGATTGTGCAGGCAGCGCTGATCGGCAAGCTCATTACTCGTTTTGGCGAGAAGAAGCTCATTAACTGGACGTTCTTCTTGTCTGCTGTATCGATGGTGATGATGCTATTGTCCGGAAACTTCTGGTATATGCTGATTATGACGGTTATCTTCTTTACCCTGACGTCGATTATGCGTCCGGCAATTAACACGCTGATCTCCAAGCGAGCAGGGGATGAACAAGGTTTCGTAGCAGGGATGAACAATGCCTATATGAGTTTGGGGAACATTTTCGGCCCAGCAGTGGCAGGTACGCTGTACGGGGTTCATTTGAACGCACCGTATTTGTTCGGCGCGATTATCCTGGTTCTCAGCTTGTTCTTGTCGCAGGTGGAGAGCCGTCGCAGCGTGAAACGGGCAGTGGCCTAA
- a CDS encoding thioredoxin family protein yields MSNVNQNSWFEKGMSFAAYKESMNVNKEELSRVYDQLTFTDEDLAVWKDLSQRNWKGIVLTADWCGDASLCVPVIQRIAEESNIELRFLIRDENLELMDQYLTNGTARAIPIFLFLDQDGYEARVWGPRSPEVQEMITTARAGLPAADAPDFEEKQKELYRNFKQKISTDPAIWRTVIESVKAKLQG; encoded by the coding sequence ATGTCTAACGTGAATCAGAACAGTTGGTTTGAAAAAGGAATGAGCTTTGCTGCGTACAAAGAAAGCATGAACGTCAACAAAGAAGAGCTGTCCCGCGTATACGATCAGCTCACATTTACTGACGAGGATCTGGCTGTCTGGAAGGATCTCTCCCAGCGCAATTGGAAAGGAATCGTGCTGACCGCAGACTGGTGTGGGGATGCTTCCTTGTGCGTTCCTGTCATTCAGCGAATTGCCGAGGAAAGCAACATCGAACTGCGCTTTCTCATCCGCGACGAAAATTTGGAGCTGATGGATCAATACCTGACCAATGGGACAGCACGTGCGATCCCGATCTTTCTTTTCCTCGACCAGGATGGCTACGAGGCAAGAGTTTGGGGACCGCGTTCTCCAGAGGTGCAGGAAATGATTACGACTGCCCGTGCAGGATTGCCGGCTGCAGACGCTCCAGATTTTGAGGAAAAGCAAAAGGAGTTGTACCGCAACTTCAAGCAAAAGATATCTACAGACCCTGCCATTTGGCGCACGGTAATTGAAAGCGTAAAAGCGAAGCTGCAAGGTTAA